A segment of the uncultured Desulfobulbus sp. genome:
GTGGAGTGATCATTCCATACCCTTTGTCGTCATTCCATTTCGTGAGTGTGCCTTCGGTCTGCATATCGATGGACCCAATAATAGGTTAAAGTCAATGGGGTTGGATAAGAAAAATGGTGCGAAAATGTACCCATGAATCGAAGAAGTGCTCACCATACCCCATTTTTTTTCCCCTGACCATGCCCCTGGATGGCCAAAAGAGATAAATCCCATAGACCCTTGTCGTCCCGGAGAAAAACCGGTATGTGAAGGGAGGACTGCGGTTGAAAGGTAAACTCGAAGGACTGAGAGGGCGCATGGGGCATAGAGTGGGCAAGGATATTTACCGGCAGTTGGCGGCTCGTCTGGACCAGGCGCCGATGCGAACGCCCTGGACCCCGGTATTTCGGGAGTTGATCAGCTCGCTCTATACCCCTGAAGAGGCAGAGCTGATTATTCGCCTGCCGTACAGACCTTCCGGGCTTGACCGCATTGCCCGCCTTACCGGTATAAGCGAGACTGACCTGCAGCATCGGTTGGCATCGCTGAGTCACAAGGGGTTGGTGATCGATATCTGGGACGGCAAGGGCTACCTCTACATGGTCAGCCCGCTGGTGATCGGTTTTTTCGAGTTTACCATGATGCGGGTGGGGCCTGATCTGCCGATGTCCCGCTGGGCGGAACTCTTCCAAGGCTATATGTTCGGCCGCAGGGAGTTTCTTGCAGCCAACTTTGGCGACAAGCAGCAGGTATCGGTCATGCGCGCGATTCCCCATGAGGAGGCACTGGATGCGCAGGTGGAGATCCTTGACTACGAACGGGCCGCGGGGCTGATCGAAAATCACGATGTATTTTCCCTTGGGCTCTGCTCCTGCCGCCATGAAAAGCATCACCTGGGGCATCCGCCCTGCCGTGTCCCCATGGAAACCTGTACCTCCATGGGTGCCGGTGCACAATTCCTCATCCGCAACGGTCTGGCCCGGCAAATCGACAAACAGCAGATGCGGGACATCCTCGCCCGTTCCCGCGATCTCGGCCTGACCCTGTCGGCGGATAATGTCCGCAGGGATGCAGGCTTTATCTGCCAT
Coding sequences within it:
- a CDS encoding 4Fe-4S binding protein, with translation MKGKLEGLRGRMGHRVGKDIYRQLAARLDQAPMRTPWTPVFRELISSLYTPEEAELIIRLPYRPSGLDRIARLTGISETDLQHRLASLSHKGLVIDIWDGKGYLYMVSPLVIGFFEFTMMRVGPDLPMSRWAELFQGYMFGRREFLAANFGDKQQVSVMRAIPHEEALDAQVEILDYERAAGLIENHDVFSLGLCSCRHEKHHLGHPPCRVPMETCTSMGAGAQFLIRNGLARQIDKQQMRDILARSRDLGLTLSADNVRRDAGFICHCCGCCCNLMQGIRATGYTGILVTASVVARVDLDTCIGCGLCVRACPIDAISLVTKVRQGEGGRVRPRAKVGDFCLGCGVCALKCPTAALRLHKRDQKVYHPEDSFERVLMQSLERGTLQTFLFDNPLSCTHQFMRGLVGGFLKLPLVKQTLMSEAVRSRFLTALRRAADVQPQEME